A genomic segment from Candidatus Krumholzibacteriia bacterium encodes:
- a CDS encoding ATPase domain-containing protein — translation MSTSTTDDPRVPSGLHGLDDILHGGLPPGHSYLVHGQPGSGKTTLGMQFAMEGARRGEKALYVTNCETVGQIEFMARGHGWSLDGVDVHYLDTGEILGEEGEQSLFHVNEVAFPRTLDTLAKAVDEARPDRLVLDSLTELRLLAAEPRAFRRELLSLTRFLTEMGCTSLLFDDASADVSTLASVVNGLVDLEQVPRNYGPDRRRVRVRKLRGTDFRSGYHDFRIQRGGIRVFPRIEQNGQRDEVADDRLCSGVAGLDELIGDGIVRGSSVLFQGSTGGGKSTLAAQFAVAAAERGESSTICVFDESRGMLLKRTESLGIDVRRHAEEGRIDVIEIDPAELTPGEFSHRIRRDVEERGIRLLVIDSLNGYVHAMADERMLLVHLHELSSYLGSHGVTVLSILAEHGALGAVASTVEDLSYISDAVLYFRHFEYAGEVRRCISVYKNRGGGHEHTIREMKLGPRGIHVGEPLRNFRGVLSGSPEYVSDDIPERGEGRDDDRI, via the coding sequence ATGTCGACCTCCACGACCGACGACCCACGCGTGCCCTCCGGCCTTCACGGCCTCGACGATATCCTGCACGGCGGCCTCCCGCCGGGGCACTCCTATCTGGTGCACGGGCAGCCCGGTTCGGGAAAGACCACGCTGGGCATGCAGTTCGCCATGGAAGGCGCGCGGCGGGGCGAGAAGGCTCTGTACGTCACGAACTGCGAGACGGTGGGACAGATCGAATTCATGGCGCGCGGCCATGGTTGGTCGCTCGACGGTGTCGACGTCCACTATCTCGACACCGGCGAGATCCTCGGCGAGGAGGGCGAGCAGTCGCTCTTCCACGTGAACGAGGTCGCGTTCCCGCGCACGCTCGACACCCTGGCGAAGGCAGTCGACGAGGCCCGGCCCGATCGGCTGGTCCTGGACTCGCTCACCGAACTGCGCCTGTTGGCCGCCGAACCGCGCGCGTTCCGTCGCGAGCTGCTGTCGCTGACCCGCTTTCTCACCGAGATGGGGTGCACGAGCCTGCTGTTCGACGATGCGAGTGCCGACGTCTCCACGCTGGCGAGCGTCGTGAACGGGCTCGTCGATCTCGAGCAGGTCCCACGCAACTACGGTCCCGATCGTCGGCGCGTTCGCGTGCGCAAGCTCCGGGGCACGGACTTCCGGTCGGGCTACCACGACTTCCGGATCCAGCGGGGCGGGATCCGTGTCTTCCCGCGTATCGAGCAGAACGGCCAGCGCGACGAGGTGGCCGACGACCGTCTGTGCAGTGGGGTGGCAGGGCTGGACGAACTCATCGGCGACGGGATCGTGCGCGGCTCGAGCGTGTTGTTCCAGGGGTCCACCGGTGGTGGCAAGTCCACGCTGGCGGCGCAGTTCGCAGTGGCGGCCGCCGAGCGTGGGGAGTCGTCGACCATCTGCGTCTTCGACGAGTCGCGTGGCATGCTGTTGAAGAGGACCGAGAGCCTGGGGATCGACGTGCGGAGGCACGCCGAAGAGGGTCGGATCGATGTTATCGAGATCGACCCGGCCGAACTCACGCCCGGCGAGTTCAGCCATCGGATCCGGCGGGACGTCGAAGAGCGCGGCATCCGGTTGCTGGTGATCGACAGCCTCAACGGGTACGTCCACGCCATGGCCGACGAGCGGATGCTGCTGGTCCACCTGCACGAGTTGTCGAGCTACCTGGGATCGCACGGGGTGACGGTCCTGTCGATCCTCGCCGAGCATGGCGCGCTCGGCGCGGTCGCCTCCACAGTGGAGGATCTCAGCTACATCTCCGACGCGGTCCTCTACTTCCGGCACTTCGAGTACGCCGGCGAGGTCCGCCGTTGTATCTCCGTGTACAAGAACCGCGGAGGCGGGCACGAGCACACCATCCGCGAAATGAAGCTCGGGCCGCGAGGTATCCACGTGGGAGAGCCCCTGAGGAACTTCCGGGGCGTTCTGAGTGGGTCCCCGGAGTACGTCTCCGATGACATCCCCGAGCGCGGGGAGGGCCGCGACGATGATCGGATCTGA